One region of Pseudoalteromonas galatheae genomic DNA includes:
- a CDS encoding 3-deoxy-D-manno-octulosonic acid transferase, with translation MAKVKTTSRLRRRSANSLWIGVYNSILLLCLPLIALILLKKWLRKPGYKKHFLQRLGVYDCKRLPACIHLHGVSVGECAAIAKLIPELRKQHPHLPIVFTCTTVAGSDYIERNWGEQVIHTYLPLDFQLTVGAFLAHFNPLLTMSVEMEWWPNLIRQSRNQGSRVMLVNARMTDRSKNRYAKMLGLFTFMVSKVHKILPQSELSYQAFRELGVPPEKLMMCGNIKYDWPELKYADPTQKPSQLTWIAGSTHDTEEIAVVAAHKQLLQQNPAAQLIIAPRHPERFDEVWQLLQASGLSCQRYSHAPTLTANTQVYLLDTMGKLFAFYRDAHVAFIGGSLVKLGGHNPAEAIVQGAAVVMGSSRRNCEDICAPLSQAGALVEGNEPQQIAREVIGFWQNSAATAQQIQVGQAAIAEHNGALHKTTSQVLYQLKQAQRPVHSTRLHPMVIR, from the coding sequence ATGGCTAAGGTTAAGACAACCTCTCGTCTTCGTAGAAGATCAGCTAATTCACTTTGGATTGGTGTTTATAACAGTATCCTATTGTTATGTTTACCTTTGATTGCGCTGATCTTATTAAAAAAATGGCTACGTAAGCCGGGTTATAAAAAGCACTTTTTACAGCGCTTGGGTGTCTACGATTGTAAGCGGTTACCCGCCTGCATTCATTTACACGGCGTTTCTGTCGGCGAATGCGCCGCTATTGCTAAACTTATTCCTGAGCTGCGTAAACAGCATCCTCATTTACCCATTGTTTTTACTTGCACCACGGTTGCAGGTTCCGACTATATTGAGCGCAACTGGGGGGAACAAGTCATTCACACCTATTTGCCACTGGACTTTCAATTGACGGTTGGTGCGTTTTTGGCGCATTTTAATCCGCTATTGACCATGTCGGTTGAGATGGAGTGGTGGCCGAACCTTATCCGTCAGTCGCGCAACCAAGGCAGTCGAGTGATGCTGGTGAATGCCCGCATGACCGACAGATCAAAGAATCGTTATGCCAAAATGTTAGGTCTTTTTACCTTTATGGTTTCCAAGGTGCATAAAATCCTGCCGCAAAGTGAGCTAAGTTATCAAGCTTTTCGCGAGTTAGGTGTACCACCTGAAAAACTGATGATGTGCGGTAATATCAAATACGATTGGCCAGAACTGAAATATGCCGACCCAACGCAAAAACCCTCTCAGCTGACATGGATTGCGGGGAGCACGCATGACACCGAAGAAATAGCGGTGGTTGCAGCGCACAAACAGTTGTTACAGCAAAACCCTGCAGCTCAGCTAATTATCGCACCGCGTCATCCTGAAAGATTTGATGAGGTATGGCAGCTGCTGCAAGCAAGTGGGCTGAGTTGTCAGCGTTACTCGCATGCGCCAACACTAACTGCAAATACGCAAGTGTACCTGCTCGATACGATGGGTAAACTATTTGCATTTTATCGTGATGCCCATGTTGCCTTTATCGGTGGCTCGTTAGTTAAGCTTGGTGGTCATAATCCTGCCGAAGCCATTGTCCAAGGGGCTGCCGTCGTAATGGGAAGTAGTCGACGAAATTGTGAAGATATATGTGCGCCGCTGAGTCAAGCTGGCGCACTTGTTGAGGGTAACGAGCCACAGCAAATAGCTAGAGAAGTCATCGGCTTTTGGCAAAATAGTGCAGCAACAGCACAACAAATACAGGTTGGGCAAGCCGCTATCGCAGAGCATAATGGCGCACTACACAAAACCACATCGCAAGTTTTATATCAGTTAAAACAAGCGCAACGGCCAGTCCATA
- a CDS encoding ABC transporter permease, producing the protein MLIVNLSTALRVAKKQKLHFALNVLGFSLGVSAAFLILLYTLHELSFDRFQPSAERVYRAGVDFSPLGLGTIPTVNYPRLLKAKGLAQVDDVFALFRAKNYDPALGYVRFGETSFQLNNLYVASSNIMSFIDLDVLEGNIEQALSTPEQLVLSRSEAMRLFGHLDVVGQRLDYKGGVYTVAAVFEDLPPNTHFAFDSLIYTNKTSENLYMHMHYVYLRLNNTSNIPELEQTVTDLFVLGDEKDVLSINLTPLVDLHLYHDELSEMRAGGNVQAITVSVILSFALLSVAAINFINLSIAQSGCRIKEVGIRKSLGASRAQLFWQFICEFLVVALVTLIVSAAMIELSLPNFNHLVDRTLHFTFFSWQGGLLVVLSLIVSLLAGIYPALYLSKLNPKLMLSGQSSLSGGAIWLRKILLMSQFIVAIALIIGAITLPRQLSFLQTLSPGYNVENRLYIRELPKEAILAGPHSPFLDAVRNIDGVKQAGPLDTDLTHDIQYSFNPILPNGEESAEAIAGIGVGFNAVSQLGLELIAGRDFAPKYASDWYTQRGNERFISIIVTESVTKLAGFTSPQHIVGETMRRGKLNMTVVGVVKDIQIGDAKRNNSVAMLLPGYSLVPTAAILIEVDKSKQQHVTQQLTQLLASRLGIYEPDIEDLGANFSANFNEDVRFIQIVQTFSLLTLCLAILGVVGLTSFTVLKKQKEVAVRKVLGASSLSIVNMLARDFLTLVAVSMTIAYPLAYWLVGEWLANFNDRIDQAMWIYGIAALIVVGNTWLTVAALALRAAGMRPALILRYE; encoded by the coding sequence ATGTTGATTGTCAACTTAAGTACTGCGTTACGAGTAGCGAAGAAACAAAAACTCCACTTTGCCCTCAATGTTTTGGGTTTCTCATTGGGCGTGTCCGCTGCATTTTTGATATTACTTTACACCTTGCATGAGCTATCCTTCGATCGATTTCAGCCAAGTGCTGAACGCGTATATCGCGCCGGGGTAGACTTTTCACCACTAGGCCTTGGCACTATTCCAACCGTTAACTATCCCCGTTTACTAAAAGCGAAAGGCCTTGCACAAGTAGACGACGTGTTTGCGTTATTTCGTGCAAAAAATTATGACCCTGCGCTAGGGTATGTCCGCTTTGGTGAAACGTCTTTTCAGTTAAATAATTTATATGTTGCTTCAAGTAATATCATGAGTTTCATAGACCTCGACGTCTTGGAGGGCAATATTGAACAGGCGTTGAGTACACCGGAGCAACTGGTATTGAGTCGCTCCGAAGCCATGCGTTTGTTTGGGCACCTTGATGTAGTCGGACAACGTTTAGATTATAAAGGGGGTGTATACACAGTTGCTGCAGTTTTTGAAGATCTGCCCCCTAATACTCATTTTGCATTCGATAGTCTGATTTACACCAACAAGACCAGCGAAAACTTATATATGCACATGCATTATGTGTACTTACGTCTCAATAACACCAGTAATATTCCAGAGCTGGAGCAGACTGTTACGGATTTATTTGTGCTAGGGGATGAAAAAGATGTGTTATCGATTAATTTAACGCCCCTTGTGGATCTGCACCTATATCATGATGAGCTATCTGAGATGCGCGCTGGCGGAAATGTTCAAGCCATCACTGTGAGTGTAATACTCAGTTTTGCTTTATTGAGCGTCGCTGCCATCAACTTTATTAACTTGAGCATTGCGCAAAGTGGTTGTCGTATTAAAGAAGTAGGGATCCGCAAGTCACTTGGTGCTTCAAGAGCACAGTTATTCTGGCAATTTATTTGCGAATTTTTGGTAGTTGCTTTAGTAACACTCATTGTTAGTGCAGCAATGATTGAGTTGAGCTTACCTAATTTTAATCATCTGGTTGATAGAACGCTTCATTTTACTTTTTTCAGTTGGCAAGGAGGACTTCTGGTGGTGTTATCACTAATTGTCAGTTTGCTAGCTGGAATTTATCCTGCCCTCTATCTCTCAAAATTAAATCCGAAATTAATGTTGTCGGGCCAATCTTCGTTATCTGGCGGTGCAATATGGCTGCGAAAGATATTGCTTATGTCTCAGTTTATTGTCGCCATCGCGTTAATCATTGGTGCAATAACACTACCTCGGCAACTCAGCTTTTTACAAACCTTATCACCAGGTTACAACGTGGAAAATCGTTTATACATAAGAGAGCTACCGAAAGAAGCTATCTTGGCTGGTCCACACTCACCTTTTCTAGATGCAGTGCGAAATATTGACGGAGTGAAACAGGCAGGCCCTCTTGATACGGATTTAACCCATGATATTCAATACAGTTTCAACCCCATATTACCAAATGGTGAAGAGTCAGCAGAGGCTATTGCGGGTATAGGTGTTGGTTTTAATGCCGTATCGCAACTCGGCTTGGAGTTGATCGCAGGACGGGATTTTGCACCAAAGTACGCATCAGATTGGTATACACAACGAGGAAATGAGCGCTTTATTAGTATTATCGTCACTGAATCTGTTACTAAGTTAGCAGGTTTCACTTCACCTCAGCACATCGTAGGAGAAACCATGCGTCGTGGAAAGTTAAATATGACGGTGGTGGGAGTGGTGAAAGATATACAAATTGGCGATGCTAAGCGCAATAACTCTGTGGCGATGCTGTTACCAGGGTACAGCCTAGTGCCAACCGCCGCTATTTTGATAGAAGTCGATAAATCAAAGCAACAACATGTGACGCAACAGCTTACCCAGCTGCTCGCTTCAAGGTTGGGTATTTATGAGCCTGATATTGAGGATTTAGGGGCGAATTTTAGCGCAAACTTTAACGAAGATGTTCGTTTTATTCAGATTGTGCAAACATTCAGCTTACTCACATTGTGTCTTGCGATATTAGGTGTGGTTGGTCTCACGTCTTTTACTGTGTTAAAGAAGCAAAAAGAGGTAGCTGTGCGTAAAGTGCTAGGAGCATCAAGCCTGAGCATCGTCAATATGTTAGCAAGAGACTTTCTGACTTTAGTTGCTGTGAGCATGACCATTGCGTACCCACTTGCCTATTGGCTTGTTGGTGAGTGGCTTGCGAACTTCAATGACCGAATCGATCAAGCGATGTGGATATATGGCATTGCTGCACTGATAGTTGTTGGGAACACTTGGCTTACAGTGGCAGCTCTAGCCCTTAGAGCTGCAGGCATGCGACCAGCATTGATACTACGATATGAGTAG
- a CDS encoding ABC transporter permease, with amino-acid sequence MITNYLITALRTFKQQKQHFILNVVGLSVGLAAAILVALFAKNELSYDSQQPHAERIYRIGQDYSKLGLAVIPISNFPRAKEMEQYSQIESVFALTKVDWTNQAETDVQHNGQGYKLTEVLGATPNIQDFIEVDILTGDLSNALSVPNSIALNESEALRIFGTINIEGETLEFKDGQYTVRAVFKDLPENTHFSFKSLVYIEHDLSNLDINSSYVYLKLTENTDVPELAQIFTDRYFDGPMKGKLAIELHPLRDLHLTAKSPFEMKSGGTEQVVVICAGLSVLLILIAGFNFINMTIAQSAKRAKEVGVRKALGASKLQLVIQFLAESVLVSLLSMIIACVLVELCLPSFNQLVDRALVVDYMSMLSVAVIAVAIAVGVGAGLYPALFISSFSAKRVLSGDLQRGNTAIFVRKSLLTFQAALSIALIIASVTLQQQLKHLQGLPLGYETAQRVVVSDLPKQSIFSKEPTVLMNRLTAIDGVEALNFIDTKLTVSINSSVSPTWPNGEQSEGITPTIGAGFNLVEGLGLTLLAGRDFSRTYAADWASQDGNGTNVGAIITETVAKQAGFSNYQDIIGQTILDKGRGLNMRVVGVVADVKVGNAQDASSNIIFLCGFSQSTVGEIIMTVSAQNIAYVQDQVIEILAKSANLYEPNISLMSDNYKAILRDDERVSLVVLIFTGLAVFLTCLGTFGLASFATARRQKEVAVRKVLGASRLSIVNILAKEFLSLVAVSIAIAYPVTYWLVGDWLANFNDRIEQAMWIYGIAALVVAGITWLTVATLAFKAASTRPSLILRYE; translated from the coding sequence ATGATAACGAATTACCTAATCACGGCATTGCGTACATTTAAGCAGCAAAAACAGCATTTTATTTTAAATGTCGTTGGGCTTAGTGTGGGCTTAGCTGCGGCAATTTTGGTCGCACTGTTTGCAAAAAATGAACTATCTTACGATAGCCAGCAACCTCATGCTGAGCGTATTTACCGTATCGGACAGGACTATTCAAAGCTGGGGCTGGCTGTAATACCGATTTCTAACTTCCCCCGCGCTAAAGAGATGGAGCAATATAGTCAGATCGAGTCTGTTTTTGCACTCACAAAAGTTGACTGGACAAATCAAGCTGAAACCGATGTTCAGCATAATGGCCAAGGCTACAAGCTAACAGAAGTGTTAGGGGCTACCCCAAATATCCAAGACTTTATTGAGGTTGATATATTAACTGGTGACTTAAGCAACGCTTTGAGTGTGCCAAATAGTATTGCGTTAAATGAGTCTGAAGCGTTGCGAATTTTCGGTACGATTAATATTGAAGGGGAAACACTTGAATTCAAAGACGGCCAATACACCGTGAGGGCTGTATTTAAGGATTTGCCTGAAAATACGCACTTTTCCTTCAAAAGCTTAGTTTATATTGAGCACGACTTATCTAATTTAGATATCAACTCAAGTTATGTATATCTTAAGCTCACCGAAAATACAGACGTACCTGAGCTTGCGCAAATATTTACCGATAGATACTTTGATGGCCCGATGAAAGGCAAGCTTGCTATTGAGCTACACCCATTACGTGATCTTCACCTCACTGCTAAATCACCATTCGAGATGAAATCAGGAGGAACTGAGCAGGTTGTCGTTATCTGTGCAGGGTTGAGCGTACTTCTTATTCTTATCGCAGGTTTTAACTTTATTAATATGACCATTGCGCAGTCTGCAAAGCGTGCTAAAGAAGTTGGTGTGCGCAAGGCACTCGGTGCAAGCAAGTTGCAACTGGTTATTCAGTTTTTGGCTGAGTCTGTGTTGGTGTCATTATTGTCAATGATTATTGCATGCGTTCTAGTTGAGCTATGTTTACCGAGCTTTAATCAACTTGTGGATCGCGCATTAGTTGTCGATTACATGTCAATGTTGAGCGTTGCAGTCATTGCTGTGGCGATTGCTGTTGGTGTTGGTGCAGGGCTATATCCAGCACTATTTATTTCATCTTTCAGTGCAAAGCGTGTACTCAGTGGTGATTTGCAAAGAGGAAATACGGCAATCTTTGTGCGTAAAAGTCTACTGACCTTTCAGGCTGCATTATCAATTGCTTTGATCATCGCCTCTGTAACGCTACAACAGCAGCTAAAACACCTGCAAGGTTTACCGCTGGGATACGAAACAGCGCAACGCGTTGTGGTCTCAGATTTACCGAAACAGTCTATTTTTTCGAAAGAACCCACTGTGTTAATGAATAGACTTACAGCAATCGATGGTGTTGAAGCATTGAATTTCATCGATACGAAACTGACTGTATCAATCAATAGCAGTGTTTCACCAACGTGGCCAAATGGAGAACAATCAGAGGGGATCACGCCGACTATTGGCGCTGGTTTTAATTTGGTTGAAGGATTAGGGCTGACATTACTCGCAGGGCGTGACTTTAGCCGTACATACGCTGCAGATTGGGCATCTCAAGATGGTAACGGTACTAACGTTGGGGCGATCATAACTGAAACGGTTGCAAAGCAAGCTGGTTTCTCAAACTACCAAGATATTATAGGCCAGACTATTTTGGACAAAGGTCGCGGTTTGAATATGCGAGTTGTGGGCGTTGTGGCTGATGTAAAAGTGGGGAACGCCCAGGACGCAAGCTCTAATATCATTTTTCTGTGCGGATTTAGTCAAAGTACGGTGGGTGAAATCATCATGACGGTAAGCGCTCAAAACATAGCCTATGTGCAAGATCAAGTGATAGAGATTCTTGCTAAGAGCGCCAACCTTTATGAGCCGAATATCAGCCTCATGTCAGATAATTATAAAGCGATTTTGCGTGATGATGAGCGAGTTTCTCTAGTTGTATTGATTTTTACTGGTCTTGCGGTATTCCTGACGTGTTTAGGAACCTTTGGACTGGCATCCTTTGCGACTGCTCGCCGCCAAAAGGAAGTGGCTGTGCGCAAAGTCTTGGGCGCATCACGCTTGAGCATTGTGAATATCCTAGCGAAAGAGTTTCTTTCATTAGTGGCAGTCAGTATCGCGATTGCGTACCCAGTAACCTATTGGTTAGTGGGTGACTGGCTCGCAAACTTTAACGATAGGATAGAGCAGGCGATGTGGATATACGGTATTGCAGCTTTAGTCGTTGCTGGGATCACTTGGTTAACCGTCGCTACCCTTGCTTTTAAAGCGGCGAGTACGCGTCCGTCACTAATTCTACGATATGAATAG
- a CDS encoding ABC transporter ATP-binding protein, with protein MIKLTNLNRVFRTQDVETTALNDINLTVNEGEFVAIMGPSGCGKSTLLSILGMLDSPSSGQFEFAGTDIAGYSEKQLSQLRKASIGFVFQSFNLIDELTVFENVELPLQYQNISKSERKQRVEQILKRVAIDHRADHLPQQLSGGQQQRVAVARALVINPKLILADEPTGNLDSKNGEEVMAMLRELNREGTTVIMVTHSEKEGSYADRLVRLLDGQVMLDKANSVRQPPKVEVA; from the coding sequence ATGATAAAACTAACTAACCTAAACCGTGTATTTCGTACTCAAGACGTTGAAACTACTGCGCTAAACGATATTAACCTAACCGTTAATGAAGGCGAGTTTGTCGCCATCATGGGCCCGTCTGGGTGTGGTAAGTCTACTTTATTATCCATCTTAGGGATGTTGGATTCACCGTCATCTGGGCAGTTTGAGTTTGCGGGCACGGACATTGCGGGCTATAGCGAAAAACAGCTCTCACAGCTACGTAAAGCGTCTATTGGTTTTGTATTTCAAAGTTTTAACCTGATTGATGAGCTAACGGTGTTTGAAAATGTTGAGCTACCGCTGCAATACCAAAATATCTCAAAAAGTGAACGTAAGCAGCGTGTAGAGCAGATTTTAAAGCGCGTTGCCATCGATCATCGCGCCGATCATCTACCACAGCAGCTTTCTGGTGGTCAGCAGCAGCGTGTGGCGGTTGCAAGAGCGCTGGTTATTAACCCTAAACTTATCTTAGCGGATGAGCCAACGGGTAACTTGGACTCCAAAAACGGCGAAGAAGTCATGGCGATGTTACGCGAGCTAAACCGCGAAGGTACAACCGTGATCATGGTAACGCACTCAGAAAAAGAAGGGTCATACGCGGATAGGCTTGTACGCCTTCTCGATGGCCAAGTAATGCTCGATAAAGCCAATTCAGTGAGGCAACCGCCAAAAGTAGAGGTAGCATAA